One window of the Pieris brassicae chromosome 4, ilPieBrab1.1, whole genome shotgun sequence genome contains the following:
- the LOC123708899 gene encoding uncharacterized protein LOC123708899 isoform X2, whose translation MQPDLLGITQMLRMVDPVQNPGNKLDYINNGTVVISKLNPNIPEFTYNKTSRKSIDNSNQLLIKTDPNCDISNMVDLSKLNDEYNNKLQKKLISKIGTTQPTCEKSRRERNAAIAGILKLSTQPTANVKLMIPDEFMKNENTDSTDTPTKEVIKRSVDRVDKWLNGAPETSKKPLYLGPIIFKKKILKSTESNMSLNTVSSEELKVSNFSPTNIANELTEKYTKRIKQVEDASMDIWSKLERDLRAKDEEIKKKSSNSSLR comes from the exons ATGCAGCCAGATCTTTTGGGCATAACTCAAATGTTAAGAATG GTTGATCCTGTACAAAACCCAGGCAACAAActagattatataaataatggaaCAGTTGTCATTAGTAAACTCAACCCTAACATCCCTGAGTTTACATACAACAAAACATCAAGGAAATCAATAGATAATTCTAACCAACTTCTGATTAAGACTGATCCAAACTGTGATATTAGTAATATGGTAGACTTAAGTAAACTCAAtgatgaatataataataaattgcaaaagaaattaatttctaaaatagGAACCACACAACCCACTTGTGAGAAATCAAGGCGGGAACGCAATGCCGCTATTGCGGGGATATTGAAACTAAGCACACAACCAACTGCAAATGTGAAACTTATGATACCAGATGAGTTTATGAAGAATGAAAATACTGATAGCACTGACACACCTACTAAAGAGGTTATCAAAAGATCTGTTGATAGAGTCGATAAGTGGTTGAATGGAGCACCTGAAACATCTAAAAAACCTTTATATTTAGGACccataatatttaagaaaaaaatattaaagtcgACTGAGAGCAATATGTCACTCAATACGGTCTCTAGTGAGGAATTGAAAGTCAGCAATTTCTCACCTACTAACATAGCAAATGAactaactgaaaaatatacaaaaagaatAAAGCAGGTGGAGGATGCATCTATGGACATATGGTCCAAACTAGAAAGGGACCTAAGGGCGAAAGacgaagaaattaaaaaaaaatcctctaATAGCTCTTTAAGATAA
- the LOC123708899 gene encoding uncharacterized protein LOC123708899 isoform X1, whose translation MGHKEKIDKPLESNEKPPLGNKEVEGECNQQNLQTASTIMQPDLLGITQMLRMVDPVQNPGNKLDYINNGTVVISKLNPNIPEFTYNKTSRKSIDNSNQLLIKTDPNCDISNMVDLSKLNDEYNNKLQKKLISKIGTTQPTCEKSRRERNAAIAGILKLSTQPTANVKLMIPDEFMKNENTDSTDTPTKEVIKRSVDRVDKWLNGAPETSKKPLYLGPIIFKKKILKSTESNMSLNTVSSEELKVSNFSPTNIANELTEKYTKRIKQVEDASMDIWSKLERDLRAKDEEIKKKSSNSSLR comes from the exons ATGGGCCATAAAGAAAAG ATTGATAAGCCATTGGAATCTAATGAAAAACCACCATTAGGAAATAAGG AGGTTGAAGGTGAATGCAATCAACAAAATCTTCAAACAGCATCCACTATAATGCAGCCAGATCTTTTGGGCATAACTCAAATGTTAAGAATG GTTGATCCTGTACAAAACCCAGGCAACAAActagattatataaataatggaaCAGTTGTCATTAGTAAACTCAACCCTAACATCCCTGAGTTTACATACAACAAAACATCAAGGAAATCAATAGATAATTCTAACCAACTTCTGATTAAGACTGATCCAAACTGTGATATTAGTAATATGGTAGACTTAAGTAAACTCAAtgatgaatataataataaattgcaaaagaaattaatttctaaaatagGAACCACACAACCCACTTGTGAGAAATCAAGGCGGGAACGCAATGCCGCTATTGCGGGGATATTGAAACTAAGCACACAACCAACTGCAAATGTGAAACTTATGATACCAGATGAGTTTATGAAGAATGAAAATACTGATAGCACTGACACACCTACTAAAGAGGTTATCAAAAGATCTGTTGATAGAGTCGATAAGTGGTTGAATGGAGCACCTGAAACATCTAAAAAACCTTTATATTTAGGACccataatatttaagaaaaaaatattaaagtcgACTGAGAGCAATATGTCACTCAATACGGTCTCTAGTGAGGAATTGAAAGTCAGCAATTTCTCACCTACTAACATAGCAAATGAactaactgaaaaatatacaaaaagaatAAAGCAGGTGGAGGATGCATCTATGGACATATGGTCCAAACTAGAAAGGGACCTAAGGGCGAAAGacgaagaaattaaaaaaaaatcctctaATAGCTCTTTAAGATAA